One part of the Deltaproteobacteria bacterium genome encodes these proteins:
- a CDS encoding ABC transporter permease yields MGKLFKIAIRNLMRYKRRTWLTASLITIGVVFVLVFISVSGSFKTMIIGQITDSMLGHIQIHKSGYVASIDNLPLNLNLKTQSAKSIEGVLRQLPELAAYSPRIKFGGMFSNFTETTNIRLNGIYPDKEANTVPLFLSRIHTGAKVLQRGEIFIPELLSSGMKVKVGDAVVIVATNQDGSVNGKQFKVAGILGSVTGPGGRDGYVHIEDAAEILRMGEMEVSEIAIRIKDFNRLHSVNQKLENLLTHEKDPAGKPLIEVHTWEKLSPFFNIAKMIEVMTFFIKLMLISIVLVSIMNVMIMAVYERIREIGTIAAIGTLPGKILSMFVIEGFCLGVLGAILGNMVGAILLFILNLSRLHFDFGLQKGLLLTVHIVPGDLLVISVIVIIVSMLASLQPAIKAARMEPIKALRHV; encoded by the coding sequence ATGGGTAAGCTTTTCAAAATCGCCATCCGAAACCTGATGCGGTACAAACGAAGGACTTGGCTTACTGCCTCTTTGATTACCATCGGTGTGGTTTTTGTCCTGGTTTTTATTTCGGTTTCGGGTTCTTTTAAAACCATGATCATCGGACAGATAACCGATTCTATGCTCGGCCATATTCAGATCCATAAGAGCGGCTACGTAGCCTCAATCGACAATCTCCCTTTAAACCTGAATTTGAAAACCCAGTCCGCTAAAAGCATTGAAGGGGTCCTCCGGCAGTTACCGGAATTGGCTGCCTATTCACCCAGGATTAAATTTGGAGGCATGTTCAGTAATTTTACAGAAACAACCAATATCCGCCTTAACGGCATTTATCCCGACAAAGAAGCGAACACCGTCCCCCTCTTTCTCTCCAGGATCCATACCGGCGCCAAGGTCCTGCAACGTGGAGAAATTTTTATCCCTGAGTTGCTCTCCAGCGGGATGAAGGTCAAAGTGGGGGATGCCGTAGTCATCGTGGCCACCAACCAGGACGGATCGGTGAACGGCAAACAATTCAAAGTAGCCGGTATCTTGGGGTCCGTGACCGGGCCGGGCGGCCGTGACGGCTATGTCCATATCGAAGATGCGGCTGAAATTCTGCGGATGGGGGAGATGGAAGTCAGCGAGATCGCCATTCGCATTAAAGATTTTAACAGGCTCCATTCCGTCAACCAAAAATTGGAAAATCTTTTAACCCACGAGAAAGACCCGGCAGGAAAACCCTTGATTGAAGTGCATACCTGGGAAAAATTATCTCCTTTTTTTAATATCGCCAAAATGATAGAGGTGATGACTTTTTTTATCAAACTGATGCTCATCTCCATTGTCCTGGTGAGTATTATGAATGTTATGATCATGGCGGTCTATGAGAGGATCCGGGAGATCGGAACCATCGCCGCCATAGGCACCCTGCCCGGAAAGATCCTGTCCATGTTTGTCATAGAAGGATTTTGCCTGGGGGTCCTGGGGGCGATTTTAGGGAATATGGTGGGGGCGATCCTGCTTTTTATCCTTAACCTCTCCCGTCTTCATTTTGACTTTGGCCTGCAAAAAGGCCTGCTGCTGACCGTTCATATCGTCCCCGGAGACCTGTTGGTCATATCGGTTATCGTCATTATCGTTTCGATGCTGGCCAGTCTTCAGCCGGCCATCAAGGCCGCCCGGATGGAACCGATTAAAGCCTTGAGGCATGTATGA
- a CDS encoding outer membrane lipoprotein-sorting protein, giving the protein MSKFVLSLLIILMTIPAYAVDGTQLLKQVDKNMAPESYESYRKIINIEPDGRKKEFTYFTVKKGTDKIAGLFLAPASEKGRTTLRLGDNMWLFIPNVGKPIRITSLQSVVGGVFNNADILNLDYSEEYTVEQLDEKGEEYLLHLKAKTKSVAYDRVKMWVHKAQKLPIRLECLTEASMLIKTIYFKEVKDFGAGISRPSVIETDSPLYKGYRSLMIFAKFKKRDFKDEVFTLPFMSKMDSLR; this is encoded by the coding sequence ATGTCAAAATTTGTTCTATCTCTATTAATCATCCTGATGACAATCCCGGCCTATGCGGTAGACGGGACACAATTGTTGAAGCAGGTAGATAAAAACATGGCCCCGGAATCGTATGAGTCTTATCGGAAAATTATCAATATCGAACCCGATGGCCGAAAAAAAGAATTTACCTATTTTACGGTCAAGAAGGGAACCGACAAAATAGCCGGACTGTTTCTGGCCCCGGCCAGTGAAAAAGGAAGAACCACCTTGCGGCTCGGGGATAACATGTGGCTCTTTATTCCCAACGTGGGAAAACCTATCCGCATCACCAGCCTGCAATCGGTCGTTGGAGGCGTTTTTAACAACGCCGACATCTTAAACCTGGATTATTCAGAAGAATATACGGTCGAACAACTGGATGAAAAGGGAGAGGAATATCTGTTGCATCTTAAGGCCAAAACCAAATCCGTGGCCTATGATCGGGTAAAAATGTGGGTCCATAAGGCACAGAAACTACCCATCAGGCTTGAATGCCTGACAGAAGCCTCTATGCTGATCAAAACCATTTATTTCAAGGAGGTAAAAGACTTCGGAGCCGGGATCTCCCGGCCGTCGGTTATCGAAACCGACAGCCCCTTATACAAAGGCTACCGGTCTCTTATGATCTTTGCCAAGTTCAAAAAGAGAGACTTCAAAGATGAGGTCTTCACCTTGCCCTTTATGTCGAAAATGGACTCTTTAAGGTAG
- a CDS encoding ABC transporter ATP-binding protein → MGLITAEGLIKEYQAGEVTVSALKGLTFEIEPASFVSFVGPSGSGKTTLLNLIGCLDKPTKGNLTVVDTDISTLDRKQGAIFRGKHLGFIFQDFNLLPILTVYENIEYPLLMVQNLPPEERAKRVIALLEAVGMGEQKNKYPDQISGGQKQRVAVARALVTNPKLILADEPTANLDSKTAYMVIDLMKKMRDQFQSTFIFSTHDPKIVQEAEIIFTLEDGILKDRVVKGGHPHG, encoded by the coding sequence ATGGGCTTAATCACAGCGGAAGGTCTTATTAAAGAATACCAGGCCGGGGAGGTAACAGTCAGCGCCTTAAAGGGATTGACTTTTGAAATCGAACCGGCCTCTTTTGTTTCCTTTGTCGGTCCCTCGGGGAGCGGGAAAACCACCTTATTGAACCTGATCGGTTGTCTGGATAAACCGACTAAAGGCAACCTGACGGTCGTCGATACGGATATTTCCACCCTGGACCGGAAACAGGGGGCGATCTTTCGTGGAAAGCATTTGGGGTTCATCTTCCAGGATTTTAACCTCCTCCCGATCCTTACGGTGTATGAAAATATAGAATACCCTCTGCTGATGGTCCAAAACCTGCCTCCAGAGGAAAGAGCAAAAAGGGTCATCGCCCTCTTGGAAGCCGTGGGTATGGGGGAACAGAAAAACAAATATCCCGATCAAATTTCCGGGGGACAGAAACAGAGAGTAGCGGTGGCCCGGGCCTTGGTCACCAACCCCAAATTGATCCTGGCCGATGAGCCGACCGCCAACCTCGACAGTAAAACCGCCTACATGGTTATTGACCTGATGAAAAAAATGCGGGACCAGTTTCAGAGCACCTTTATTTTTTCCACTCATGATCCCAAGATCGTTCAAGAGGCGGAGATCATTTTTACCCTTGAAGACGGAATTCTTAAAGACCGGGTAGTGAAAGGAGGCCATCCCCATGGGTAA